In Firmicutes bacterium HGW-Firmicutes-1, the following proteins share a genomic window:
- a CDS encoding hydrogenase maturation factor, translated as MKTGKVPETILKRSVFKQLKVKRKEILVGPNIGEDCSIGQFGPDELFALSCDPITGAVKDIGSLAVHITANDLAACGAEPVGLMLTVLLPENFHESDLKNIMKDVATTCEALNLQVMGGHTEVTTAVNQPLLCVTGIGKVKKDKLLTPKKVKEGQDVIMTKWAGLEGTAIIAVHKEEVLKAHYNNEFIERAKALNQYISVVPESKIANEHGVTIMHDATEGGIFGALWELAASARKGVEIFLDKIPIKQETVEICEYFELNPYKLISSGSMLMVADSGQLLVDRLIAHGIQAAVIGKITSGNDRIVIQEETRRALEPAKSDELYKVI; from the coding sequence ATGAAAACGGGAAAAGTGCCAGAGACAATTCTAAAAAGATCTGTTTTCAAGCAACTTAAAGTTAAGAGAAAAGAAATTTTGGTTGGACCAAATATTGGTGAAGACTGTAGTATTGGCCAATTTGGACCTGATGAGCTATTTGCGCTTTCTTGTGATCCAATTACCGGTGCGGTAAAGGACATTGGTTCGTTAGCAGTACATATTACTGCAAATGATTTGGCTGCGTGCGGTGCTGAACCAGTAGGGCTTATGCTTACTGTTTTACTTCCGGAGAACTTTCATGAAAGTGATTTAAAAAACATCATGAAGGATGTAGCTACTACATGTGAAGCGTTAAATCTCCAAGTCATGGGAGGCCATACAGAAGTAACAACTGCGGTGAATCAGCCGTTATTATGTGTTACTGGAATTGGTAAAGTAAAGAAGGACAAGTTATTGACTCCTAAGAAGGTTAAGGAAGGCCAAGATGTCATCATGACTAAATGGGCAGGACTTGAGGGAACCGCTATCATTGCGGTGCACAAGGAGGAAGTATTAAAAGCACATTACAATAATGAATTCATTGAAAGGGCAAAAGCCTTGAATCAATATATTTCAGTTGTTCCTGAAAGCAAGATTGCTAATGAGCATGGAGTTACGATCATGCATGATGCAACTGAAGGTGGTATATTTGGCGCATTGTGGGAACTGGCCGCTAGCGCCCGAAAGGGCGTAGAAATATTTTTAGATAAGATACCAATTAAACAAGAAACAGTAGAGATTTGCGAATACTTCGAATTAAATCCTTATAAGTTAATTTCTAGTGGATCTATGCTGATGGTTGCTGACAGTGGCCAATTACTTGTTGATAGATTAATAGCTCATGGAATTCAAGCAGCGGTAATCGGTAAGATTACAAGTGGCAATGATAGAATCGTTATTCAAGAGGAAACAAGACGAGCCTTAGAGCCTGCAAAATCGGACGAGCTTTATAAGGTTATTTAG
- a CDS encoding AsnC family transcriptional regulator, translating to MREELLEIIEKNSKITTSDLSIMLGKSENEIIEEVSNLEKEKIICGYNTLINWDKVDADKVTALIEVRVTPQRGEGFDKIAERIYRFKEVKSVYLMSGGFDLTVIIEGKTMKEVALFVGQKLAPLEAVLSTATHFVLKKYKEHGIILEDEKKDERMVVTP from the coding sequence ATGAGAGAAGAACTATTGGAGATTATAGAAAAGAATAGTAAAATTACAACGAGTGATTTATCTATTATGCTAGGAAAGAGTGAAAATGAAATTATTGAAGAAGTGAGTAATCTGGAAAAGGAAAAAATCATTTGTGGATACAACACCTTAATTAATTGGGATAAGGTAGATGCAGATAAGGTGACAGCTTTAATTGAGGTTAGAGTTACACCTCAAAGAGGAGAAGGCTTTGACAAAATTGCGGAGAGAATTTATAGATTTAAAGAGGTAAAATCTGTATACCTTATGTCAGGTGGTTTTGATTTAACTGTAATCATTGAAGGAAAGACTATGAAAGAGGTTGCGTTATTTGTAGGTCAAAAGCTAGCGCCTCTTGAGGCAGTACTTAGTACTGCAACCCATTTTGTACTAAAAAAATACAAGGAACATGGGATTATTTTAGAAGATGAGAAAAAAGATGAGAGAATGGTGGTGACTCCATAA
- a CDS encoding chemotaxis protein CheX translates to MVNVEYINPFIEAAQTVIRDFCHVEARVGKPYLSQATYEGNTLMIIVGITGDLRGQVLINMTSDVACSIASHMMMGMPVNELNDMAKSAISELGNMILGNAATLFSKKAITLDITPPSVCAGMNLSISVSDSKTICIPLVFDENKTIEINVAIKEK, encoded by the coding sequence ATGGTAAATGTAGAATATATTAATCCTTTTATAGAAGCAGCACAAACGGTTATTAGAGACTTTTGTCACGTTGAAGCAAGAGTTGGAAAGCCTTATTTAAGCCAAGCAACTTATGAAGGAAACACATTAATGATTATTGTAGGTATAACAGGTGACTTAAGAGGACAGGTTTTAATTAACATGACTTCAGATGTTGCATGTTCAATAGCATCACATATGATGATGGGTATGCCCGTAAATGAACTAAATGATATGGCGAAGAGTGCGATTAGTGAATTAGGTAATATGATTCTTGGTAATGCAGCAACATTGTTTTCTAAAAAAGCGATTACATTAGATATAACACCTCCATCTGTATGTGCAGGTATGAATTTATCAATTTCTGTAAGTGATTCAAAGACTATTTGTATTCCATTGGTTTTCGATGAAAATAAAACAATTGAAATAAATGTCGCGATTAAAGAAAAATAA
- a CDS encoding transcriptional repressor, with product MQQIAELLKSHSIKVTPQRLAIYNVLYNTTEHPSAEKIYHALQATHPTMSLATVYKTLDTFIKSNLVQELNTGDDYIRYDAQIQEHPHAICNACGKVQDLDVHLLDGLLARIQQETDYDIQYQKIYFYGRCPQCK from the coding sequence ATTCAACAAATAGCAGAACTATTAAAAAGTCACTCCATAAAAGTGACACCTCAACGATTGGCTATATATAACGTACTTTATAATACCACTGAGCATCCGAGTGCAGAAAAGATTTATCACGCTCTCCAAGCAACCCATCCTACAATGAGTCTTGCAACTGTATATAAAACCTTGGATACTTTTATTAAGTCCAACTTAGTTCAAGAATTAAATACAGGGGATGACTATATTCGCTATGATGCCCAAATACAAGAACATCCACATGCAATCTGTAATGCTTGTGGTAAAGTACAAGATCTTGATGTTCATTTATTAGATGGATTGTTAGCGCGTATTCAACAAGAAACGGATTATGATATACAATATCAAAAAATATATTTTTATGGACGATGTCCACAATGTAAATAA
- a CDS encoding DNA-binding response regulator, whose amino-acid sequence MDFKSKILIVDDDENITELISLYLIKEGYDTKIVHSGSLALSTFQAYSPNLVILDLMLPGKDGYDVCKEIRQISNVPIIMLTAKGETFDKILGLELGADDYMVKPFDTKELTARVKAVLRRFTPQKDKSKQIILENLNINLTNYSVMFKDTKIEMPPKELELLYFLASSPNQVFTREQLLNRIWGYEYLGDTRTVDVHIKRIREKINENDYWAIKTVWGIGYKFEVK is encoded by the coding sequence ATGGATTTTAAATCTAAAATACTCATTGTTGATGATGATGAGAATATAACTGAACTAATCTCTTTATATTTAATAAAAGAAGGTTACGATACTAAAATCGTTCATAGTGGAAGCTTAGCCCTTTCAACATTTCAAGCATACAGCCCTAATTTAGTCATTTTAGATCTGATGCTTCCTGGTAAAGATGGATATGATGTTTGTAAAGAAATTAGGCAAATAAGTAATGTTCCGATTATTATGTTGACTGCAAAAGGAGAAACTTTCGATAAAATACTTGGCCTTGAATTGGGTGCTGATGATTATATGGTTAAACCCTTTGACACGAAAGAACTCACTGCTAGAGTCAAAGCTGTACTAAGACGATTCACTCCCCAAAAGGATAAGTCAAAACAAATTATATTAGAAAACTTAAACATTAACCTGACTAACTACTCTGTCATGTTCAAAGATACAAAAATTGAAATGCCTCCAAAAGAGCTTGAATTATTATATTTTCTAGCTTCCAGTCCGAACCAGGTATTTACTCGGGAACAACTCCTTAATCGTATTTGGGGCTATGAATATCTGGGTGATACCAGAACAGTTGATGTTCACATTAAGAGAATTAGAGAAAAAATAAATGAAAATGATTACTGGGCAATCAAAACAGTCTGGGGAATAGGCTATAAATTTGAGGTGAAATAA
- a CDS encoding tRNA (uridine(34)/cytosine(34)/5-carboxymethylaminomethyluridine(34)-2'-O)-methyltransferase TrmL — MNILLHEPEIPQNTGNIARTCVATGTALHLIEPLGFFIDEKSVKRAGLDYWDLLDLHVYSSFEDFCLKNPDATIFMATTKARQTYAQVTYPKDSFIMFGKESAGIPEDLLVRYKDTSIRIPMLDAIRSLNLSNAVAIVLYEALRQSEFNSLMLEGQLRDYTW; from the coding sequence ATGAATATATTATTACATGAACCTGAAATACCTCAAAATACTGGAAATATTGCTAGGACATGCGTTGCAACTGGAACAGCACTTCATCTGATAGAACCATTAGGGTTTTTTATTGATGAAAAGTCTGTAAAAAGAGCAGGTCTAGATTATTGGGATTTATTAGATTTACATGTATACTCTAGCTTTGAAGATTTTTGTTTGAAAAACCCTGATGCTACAATTTTTATGGCTACGACTAAGGCAAGACAAACCTATGCGCAAGTAACATATCCAAAGGATAGCTTTATTATGTTTGGGAAGGAAAGTGCAGGTATACCAGAAGATCTATTGGTGAGATATAAAGACACGAGTATCAGAATACCTATGTTAGATGCGATTCGTTCACTAAACTTATCTAATGCTGTAGCTATCGTACTATATGAAGCATTAAGACAAAGTGAGTTTAATTCATTAATGTTAGAAGGTCAATTAAGAGATTATACGTGGTAA
- a CDS encoding aromatic amino acid aminotransferase (catalyzes the transamination of the aromatic amino acid forming a ketoacid; first step in aromatic amino acid degradation in lactococci): MEYNLSTIASSLPPSGIRKFFDIVTEMEDAISLGVGEPDFDTPWHIREEGIYSLEKGKTFYTSNSGMLDLRIEISNYLKRKFDLKYDPRTEMVVTVGGSEGIDIALRTLLNPGDEVLIPEPCFVSYKPCALLAGGIAVPIALQAENQFRLMPEEIEAHITDKTKAILMAFPSNPTGAIMEKQDLEKIAEVIIKHNLFVISDEIYAELTYKEGHVSIATLPGMRERTVVINGFSKAYAMTGWRIGYAVGPKEIIAPMTIVHQYAIMCTPTTSQYAALEAAKNGDSDIVEMKDAYNQRRRLMVDGFRKMGLDCFEPFGAFYVFPSIQKTGLSSEEFAKQLLFDQKVAVVPGTAFGECGEGFIRCSYAYSIDNLKIALERISEFVKKILK, encoded by the coding sequence ATGGAATATAATTTATCGACAATTGCAAGTAGTCTTCCTCCCTCGGGAATAAGAAAATTCTTTGATATTGTAACAGAAATGGAAGATGCTATTTCATTAGGAGTTGGTGAACCTGATTTTGATACTCCTTGGCATATACGAGAAGAGGGTATTTATTCTTTAGAGAAGGGAAAAACCTTTTATACATCGAATTCAGGTATGTTAGATTTGAGAATTGAAATCAGTAACTATCTGAAAAGAAAATTTGACTTAAAATATGATCCTAGGACAGAAATGGTAGTAACTGTTGGTGGTAGCGAAGGTATCGATATAGCTCTTCGAACGTTGCTTAATCCTGGTGATGAAGTCCTGATTCCGGAGCCCTGTTTTGTTTCATATAAACCTTGTGCATTATTAGCGGGAGGTATTGCTGTTCCAATAGCGCTTCAAGCAGAAAATCAATTTAGATTGATGCCTGAAGAAATTGAGGCACATATTACTGACAAAACAAAAGCAATTTTAATGGCCTTTCCGAGTAATCCAACAGGTGCTATTATGGAAAAGCAGGATCTTGAGAAAATCGCAGAAGTGATTATTAAGCATAATTTATTTGTAATATCAGATGAAATTTATGCAGAACTCACTTATAAGGAAGGGCATGTTTCAATAGCAACACTTCCGGGTATGAGAGAGAGAACGGTTGTAATCAATGGGTTTTCAAAAGCATATGCGATGACTGGTTGGAGAATTGGCTACGCAGTTGGGCCAAAGGAAATAATAGCTCCAATGACAATTGTTCATCAATATGCAATTATGTGTACGCCAACAACAAGCCAATATGCTGCGCTTGAAGCTGCAAAAAATGGAGATTCAGATATTGTAGAGATGAAAGATGCGTATAATCAAAGACGAAGGCTTATGGTGGATGGTTTTAGAAAAATGGGATTAGATTGTTTTGAACCCTTTGGAGCTTTTTATGTATTCCCATCTATACAAAAAACAGGACTATCGTCAGAGGAATTTGCAAAACAATTATTGTTTGATCAAAAGGTTGCAGTGGTACCGGGGACAGCCTTTGGTGAATGTGGAGAAGGCTTCATAAGATGTTCCTATGCTTATTCCATCGATAATCTGAAGATCGCATTAGAAAGAATTAGTGAATTTGTGAAAAAAATATTGAAATAG
- a CDS encoding endonuclease MutS2: protein MNKKILKTLEFDKILQLLTTYAISSIGKEVASQLTPYTDINIINEKLEETADATNLIIRQGSLPLGGIKNIQKCLKRLEIGGNLSIHELLDISELLRVTKKVISYANQCGEFLDTTSIKDMFQLLDSVHVLYTEITRCILSEEEIADDASAKLQTLRRDIQSTHSKIRQHLNKILTSSNYKIMLQDSLITVKNDRFCVPIKAEYRSSFPGMIHEQSSSGSTLFIEPLSVVELNNTLKTLIDDEGKEIERILAELSGRAAEHIYVLESNQTILSKLDFIFAKGELALNMRCSKPIFNTDKKINLKKACHPLLDPKTVVPTDLYIGDNFNTLVITGPNTGGKTVTLKTVGLLSLMGQAGLYIPAFDNSSLTVFEEIFADIGDEQSIAQSLSTFSSHMTNIIEILSSANENSLVLFDELGAGTDPTEGAALAMAILENLYSRQVITIATTHYSELKVYALSTKGVENASQEFDVQTLRPTYKLLIGVPGKSNAFAISKRLGLSDDIIDEAKNLLEGKEIRFEDLITDLEMNKKQALYEKEKAERFRVEAEKLQKEVQIQKDKVSSQKERILTEAKEEAYAILYAAKQDADNIIKDMNQLVKNSKTLTSGDLEKNRSQLRNALTDLESKIVSPSRKQKATSPTSVKKGDTVHVYSLDQSGTVISAPNNKGEVQVQLGIMQTKVNISDITLKQDNSGEVSNKRSPRTSGKKMDLNKSLSMSSELDVRGTTSDEALTLVEKYLDDAYLSHLPQVTIIHGKGTGALRMAIHSQLKKIKYVKAFRLGVYGEGETGVTIVELK from the coding sequence ATGAACAAAAAGATTTTAAAAACATTAGAATTCGACAAAATACTACAGTTGTTAACAACCTATGCTATTTCTTCCATTGGCAAGGAAGTAGCATCCCAATTAACACCTTATACAGATATAAATATCATAAACGAAAAGCTTGAAGAAACAGCTGATGCAACCAACTTAATCATTAGACAAGGTTCCCTGCCGTTGGGCGGCATTAAGAACATTCAAAAGTGTTTAAAGCGCCTTGAAATTGGTGGTAATTTATCAATCCATGAACTGCTTGATATAAGTGAGCTTCTGCGTGTAACCAAAAAAGTGATTTCTTATGCAAACCAATGTGGAGAGTTTTTAGATACAACGTCAATTAAAGATATGTTTCAACTATTGGATTCTGTTCATGTTTTGTACACTGAAATAACTCGCTGCATTTTATCTGAAGAGGAAATTGCCGATGATGCAAGTGCGAAGTTACAAACACTTAGAAGAGACATTCAAAGTACTCATTCTAAGATCAGACAACACTTGAACAAAATCTTAACATCTTCAAACTATAAGATTATGTTGCAGGACTCACTAATAACAGTAAAGAATGATAGATTTTGTGTTCCTATTAAGGCAGAATATAGAAGCTCCTTCCCAGGAATGATTCACGAACAATCGTCCTCAGGCTCCACCTTATTTATCGAACCACTTTCCGTTGTAGAGTTAAACAATACGCTTAAAACATTGATTGATGATGAAGGAAAGGAAATAGAACGCATATTAGCAGAATTAAGTGGGAGAGCTGCTGAGCACATTTACGTATTAGAATCTAATCAAACAATCCTTAGTAAGTTAGATTTCATTTTTGCTAAAGGCGAATTGGCTTTAAATATGCGTTGCTCTAAACCAATATTCAATACAGATAAAAAAATAAACCTGAAGAAGGCTTGTCATCCCTTATTAGACCCAAAAACAGTTGTACCAACAGATTTATATATTGGAGATAACTTCAACACCCTCGTAATTACTGGACCAAATACTGGTGGAAAAACTGTAACACTGAAAACGGTTGGATTACTTTCTCTTATGGGACAAGCTGGATTATATATCCCAGCCTTCGATAATTCTTCCTTAACTGTATTTGAAGAAATATTCGCAGACATTGGTGATGAGCAGAGTATAGCACAAAGTTTGAGTACATTTTCTTCCCATATGACGAATATTATAGAAATTCTTTCTTCTGCAAATGAAAATTCACTTGTTCTCTTTGATGAACTAGGTGCTGGAACTGATCCAACAGAAGGAGCTGCTCTTGCAATGGCAATTCTTGAAAATCTTTATAGCAGGCAAGTAATAACCATTGCAACAACACATTATAGTGAACTAAAGGTATATGCACTTTCCACCAAAGGTGTGGAAAATGCTAGTCAAGAATTTGACGTCCAAACACTTCGACCAACGTATAAACTGTTAATTGGAGTACCAGGAAAGAGTAACGCTTTTGCAATTTCTAAACGTCTTGGGTTATCCGATGATATTATCGATGAAGCAAAAAACTTATTAGAAGGTAAGGAAATTAGATTTGAAGATTTAATTACTGATCTAGAAATGAACAAAAAGCAAGCCCTTTATGAAAAGGAAAAAGCAGAACGTTTTAGAGTTGAGGCAGAAAAACTCCAGAAAGAAGTTCAAATACAAAAGGATAAGGTAAGCAGCCAAAAAGAAAGAATTCTTACGGAAGCAAAAGAAGAAGCCTATGCGATTCTATATGCTGCGAAACAAGATGCCGATAACATTATTAAAGATATGAATCAATTGGTAAAGAACTCAAAGACTCTTACCTCCGGCGACTTAGAAAAAAACCGCTCTCAACTTAGAAATGCCTTAACTGATTTGGAGTCTAAAATTGTTTCCCCTTCTAGAAAGCAAAAAGCAACTTCTCCTACATCAGTTAAAAAAGGAGATACTGTTCATGTATATTCTTTAGATCAGTCAGGCACTGTAATTTCTGCACCTAACAATAAAGGTGAAGTACAAGTACAACTAGGTATTATGCAGACAAAAGTAAATATATCCGACATTACTCTAAAACAAGATAATTCAGGAGAAGTTTCTAATAAACGTTCTCCTCGAACCTCCGGCAAAAAAATGGATCTTAATAAATCATTATCAATGTCCTCTGAACTTGATGTTAGAGGCACTACCAGTGACGAAGCACTGACCCTTGTAGAGAAGTATTTAGATGATGCATATTTATCTCATCTTCCTCAAGTAACCATTATTCATGGAAAAGGAACCGGTGCTCTTCGTATGGCAATACATTCTCAGCTAAAAAAGATTAAATATGTGAAAGCTTTTCGGCTTGGAGTATATGGAGAAGGTGAAACCGGAGTAACGATAGTTGAACTAAAATAA